One part of the Saprospiraceae bacterium genome encodes these proteins:
- a CDS encoding ATP-binding protein — translation MKSIRIFLFFFIVTHTVFNVQAFSLDTVPPPSDSFEVSLLDPMSLEVEIESHISKHDYQSAISSILTAIEYFKHENDLTKVYYYRFALSRLYLYIGLIQKSINTLEFCHVYFKQEERDLDVVRSQHALAYAYKKLGNTDMAFYYLGQCENNKADNFNEFCKNEHILVDASLFLSRIASPSKINNVFKYAKSISNMDLQIKALEVLGDYYFHFSNYKQAEKVFKKALEISEPLNYFDYCKQFSFRLYECNHNVGDYKQSSEYLLKFVHYNDTLNQIKNSEWLLKLIGKYDQKEFQTEKIDLEKNKRLFELKSRRSNFTLYSLLFSIGAILLAGYFVILFYQQKLETNNIIHDQSAQINSQKIKELENNIQLQSMQSMIDGQESERERIAQDLHDSLGGLLSTIKLRFDKLVHEQKITEREDFNKLYYLIDIACDEVRSISNDLKPGSLEKLGLIEAIRDLLNRYKLDHGPNIIFQYFGFEKPGTIESNTALNIYRVIQELVNNSIKHANCKEIFVQIRKSAYEMTISVEDDGNGFDPETVKKGMGLENIRSRINYLKGEFNIESSDNQGTLFLVQIPVR, via the coding sequence ATGAAATCCATTAGGATCTTTCTATTTTTTTTTATTGTGACACATACTGTCTTCAATGTGCAAGCATTTAGTTTGGATACTGTTCCTCCCCCATCGGATTCATTTGAAGTTTCACTATTAGATCCAATGAGTCTAGAAGTTGAAATAGAATCTCATATTTCAAAACACGATTACCAGTCTGCTATAAGTTCAATTTTGACAGCAATTGAATATTTTAAGCATGAAAATGATCTTACAAAAGTTTATTATTATCGCTTTGCATTATCAAGATTGTATTTATATATTGGTTTAATTCAAAAGTCTATCAATACGCTTGAATTTTGTCATGTTTATTTCAAACAAGAGGAACGTGATTTGGATGTTGTCAGAAGCCAACATGCATTGGCTTATGCTTATAAGAAACTAGGAAACACGGATATGGCATTTTATTATTTAGGCCAATGTGAAAATAATAAAGCCGATAATTTTAATGAATTTTGTAAAAATGAGCACATCTTAGTGGATGCATCTTTATTCCTTAGCAGAATAGCTTCTCCTTCAAAAATAAATAATGTTTTTAAATATGCGAAGTCCATTAGTAATATGGACCTTCAAATTAAGGCGCTGGAGGTATTAGGCGATTACTACTTTCACTTTTCAAATTACAAACAAGCTGAAAAAGTATTTAAAAAAGCATTAGAAATTTCTGAACCTTTAAATTACTTTGATTATTGCAAGCAGTTTTCATTTAGGCTTTATGAATGCAACCATAATGTTGGCGATTATAAACAGTCATCTGAATATTTATTAAAATTTGTTCATTATAATGATACTTTGAATCAAATTAAAAATTCAGAGTGGCTCCTTAAATTAATTGGTAAATATGATCAGAAAGAATTTCAAACAGAAAAAATTGATTTAGAAAAAAACAAACGCTTATTTGAATTAAAATCTAGAAGATCAAATTTTACATTATATAGTTTATTATTTAGTATTGGGGCAATTTTATTGGCTGGCTATTTTGTAATTTTATTTTACCAGCAAAAATTGGAAACCAATAACATCATTCATGATCAAAGTGCCCAAATCAATAGCCAAAAAATCAAAGAGCTTGAAAACAATATTCAACTTCAGTCTATGCAATCTATGATAGATGGTCAAGAATCTGAAAGAGAACGTATTGCACAAGATCTCCACGATAGTCTGGGAGGTTTGTTATCTACTATCAAACTGCGTTTTGATAAATTGGTCCATGAACAAAAAATTACAGAACGTGAAGATTTCAATAAGTTGTATTATCTAATAGATATTGCATGCGATGAAGTTCGAAGTATTTCTAACGACCTAAAACCAGGTTCCCTTGAAAAACTCGGTTTGATTGAAGCTATAAGAGATTTATTAAACCGATATAAACTGGACCACGGTCCTAATATCATATTTCAATACTTCGGATTTGAAAAACCAGGTACTATTGAATCAAATACTGCTTTAAATATTTATAGAGTGATTCAAGAATTAGTAAATAACTCAATTAAACATGCAAATTGCAAAGAAATCTTTGTTCAAATACGGAAGTCTGCTTATGAAATGACTATTTCTGTGGAAGATGATGGAAATGGTTTTGACCCCGAAACTGTAAAAAAAGGAATGGGTCTTGAAAACATAAGAAGCCGCATTAATTATTTAAAAGGTGAATTCAATATAGAATCGTCTGATAATCAAGGAACTCTATTTTTAGTTCAAATTCCAGTCCGATAA
- a CDS encoding RNA pseudouridine synthase, with protein sequence MVQKLNIVFEDSNIIALNKPSGLLSIPDRFDPEKPNAYTILKSLYPEVWIVHRIDKETSGLLLFAKNEVAHHDLNILFESHTIDKNYICFTESAPLEEEGIIDAPIAHSPAHTSKMMIHPKGKSSQTKFKLLERYHGHSCVLAKPLSGRTHQIRIHFAYMGCPLICDPLYGIRTEISIADIKKRPGLSKDQEIRPLLQRTALHSWKLNFILNAVSYELEAELPKDLKALQNQLRKWTKN encoded by the coding sequence ATGGTTCAAAAATTAAATATTGTTTTTGAAGATTCTAATATTATTGCGCTTAATAAACCTTCTGGACTATTAAGTATTCCCGATCGATTTGATCCAGAAAAACCAAATGCATATACGATCCTAAAATCTTTATATCCTGAGGTTTGGATAGTGCATCGTATCGATAAAGAGACTAGTGGCCTTCTTCTATTTGCAAAAAACGAGGTAGCTCACCATGATTTAAATATTCTTTTTGAAAGTCATACCATTGATAAAAACTACATCTGCTTTACAGAATCCGCTCCGTTAGAGGAGGAAGGCATTATAGACGCTCCGATTGCACATTCTCCGGCGCATACTAGCAAGATGATGATTCATCCAAAAGGGAAGTCTAGCCAAACCAAGTTTAAATTACTGGAACGATACCATGGACATAGCTGCGTTTTGGCAAAGCCATTAAGTGGACGAACGCATCAAATTCGAATCCATTTTGCTTATATGGGTTGCCCACTTATCTGTGATCCTTTATATGGAATTAGAACCGAAATAAGTATTGCAGATATAAAGAAAAGACCTGGATTATCAAAAGACCAAGAAATCAGACCCTTATTACAGCGCACTGCTTTGCATTCCTGGAAGCTTAACTTTATATTAAATGCGGTTTCTTATGAATTAGAGGCTGAATTGCCAAAAGACTTGAAAGCCCTCCAAAACCAATTAAGAAAATGGACTAAGAACTAA
- the folE gene encoding GTP cyclohydrolase I FolE, with protein sequence MVQELKNTKLIDYYRSLLESVEKEPNREGLSKTPERAAKAFEFFTQGYHQNAQETLKSAIFKEDYSEMVIVKDIELYSLCEHHLLPFFGKAHIAYIPNGYIVGLSKIPRVVDIFSRRLQVQERLTHEILDCIQETLNPLGAAIVIEARHMCMMMRGVQKQNSITKTSAFTGIFRKVETRTEFLNLIQSDSI encoded by the coding sequence ATTGTGCAAGAACTTAAAAACACCAAATTAATAGATTATTATAGAAGCCTTTTAGAAAGTGTTGAGAAAGAACCAAACCGAGAAGGTCTGTCTAAAACGCCTGAACGGGCAGCGAAAGCGTTTGAGTTTTTCACCCAAGGCTATCACCAAAATGCACAGGAAACTTTAAAATCGGCGATTTTTAAGGAAGATTATAGTGAAATGGTTATCGTTAAGGACATTGAGCTTTATAGTTTATGTGAACATCATTTATTGCCGTTTTTTGGAAAAGCACATATTGCATACATTCCGAATGGCTATATCGTCGGTTTAAGTAAAATTCCAAGGGTAGTCGATATTTTTTCAAGAAGATTACAAGTCCAAGAACGATTAACCCATGAGATTTTAGATTGTATCCAAGAAACTCTAAATCCTTTAGGAGCTGCAATTGTTATTGAAGCGAGACACATGTGTATGATGATGAGAGGGGTTCAAAAACAAAACTCCATAACAAAAACTTCAGCGTTTACTGGTATTTTTAGAAAAGTAGAAACACGAACTGAGTTTTTAAATTTAATTCAATCAGATTCAATATAG
- a CDS encoding histidine kinase, protein MSFNHTLIERGKTTQYWTQSVFWFVFICLGIYIYPPHLNFWNSILCSAGNALFYFISININLYVLLPKFMLRQSILSYLALLIALALLLTPFMTMFNIWMLSYELKPNPNSLSSPYHNFINLIILTALSSLIRIPLDWLKMQAEKNELVTRNIETELQSLKNQINPHFLFNTLNNLYALTLKKSDLAPEVVLKLSDMMRYMLYECNEKEVSMEKEFRYIQNYIELEKLRHATNSGIKLNIDEALYSKYIAPLLLIPFIENSYKHGFHNRLDKAYIHINASLENEYLVFSVVNSKATVLPSQLNQKKQGGVGLSNVRKRLDLIYPSNHTLIIDDMPDSYSVLLKLKLNKLEK, encoded by the coding sequence ATGAGTTTTAATCATACTTTAATCGAAAGAGGTAAAACGACCCAATATTGGACACAATCTGTCTTTTGGTTTGTATTTATATGTTTGGGGATATATATTTACCCTCCACATCTTAATTTTTGGAATTCGATTCTATGCTCTGCTGGAAATGCTCTATTCTATTTTATTTCCATAAATATCAATTTATACGTCTTATTGCCTAAATTCATGTTAAGGCAATCCATTTTAAGCTATCTCGCTTTATTAATAGCATTGGCACTTCTTTTAACGCCATTCATGACAATGTTCAATATTTGGATGTTATCCTATGAGCTAAAACCAAATCCTAATTCCTTAAGTTCTCCATATCATAACTTTATTAATCTAATAATACTAACGGCCCTTTCATCCTTAATACGAATACCGCTTGATTGGCTAAAAATGCAAGCAGAGAAAAACGAATTAGTCACCCGAAATATTGAAACGGAGTTGCAATCTTTAAAAAATCAAATCAATCCACATTTTTTATTTAATACACTCAATAATCTATATGCACTGACTTTGAAAAAATCTGATTTAGCTCCAGAAGTGGTTTTGAAATTATCAGACATGATGCGTTATATGCTATACGAATGTAATGAGAAGGAAGTTTCAATGGAAAAAGAATTTCGATATATACAAAATTATATTGAATTAGAAAAACTGAGACATGCTACAAATTCAGGTATCAAACTTAATATAGATGAAGCTTTATATTCAAAATATATAGCTCCACTTTTATTAATTCCATTTATTGAAAATAGTTACAAACATGGATTTCATAACCGACTTGACAAAGCATATATTCATATAAATGCGAGCTTAGAAAATGAATATCTGGTATTTTCAGTAGTCAATTCAAAAGCAACTGTTTTGCCAAGTCAATTAAATCAGAAAAAGCAAGGAGGTGTTGGGCTTTCGAATGTAAGAAAAAGACTTGATTTAATTTATCCTTCGAATCATACACTTATAATTGATGATATGCCTGATTCGTATTCAGTACTTTTAAAACTTAAACTTAATAAATTAGAAAAATGA
- a CDS encoding response regulator transcription factor — MLRIAIADDHAMFVDGIESILRDEKTIKVVDKCFDGKSVFGMLQKQPIDVLLLDINLPDMSGIEVAKKLNVEFPDVKIIAVSMYNEESIVSEMLNNGAQGYILKNTGRAELVQAIENVAAGQTYFSKDVTETIMGALLKKPSQKKSSSFNIPEISKRELEVLALIVKEFTTPEIAEKLFISQKTVESHRSSLSSKLNVRNSAGLVRAALELKLVKK, encoded by the coding sequence ATGCTAAGAATTGCTATTGCTGACGACCACGCTATGTTCGTAGATGGAATAGAATCTATTTTAAGAGATGAAAAGACTATAAAAGTCGTTGATAAGTGCTTCGATGGTAAATCTGTATTTGGTATGCTTCAAAAGCAACCCATAGACGTTTTACTATTGGATATAAATTTACCCGATATGAGTGGTATTGAAGTTGCAAAAAAGTTGAATGTTGAATTTCCTGATGTAAAAATCATAGCAGTGTCTATGTATAATGAAGAAAGCATCGTTTCAGAAATGCTAAATAATGGGGCTCAAGGGTATATTTTAAAAAATACAGGAAGAGCCGAACTTGTCCAAGCCATTGAAAATGTAGCTGCCGGGCAAACCTATTTTAGTAAAGATGTTACTGAAACTATTATGGGAGCTCTGCTAAAAAAACCAAGTCAAAAAAAATCATCCTCCTTTAATATTCCAGAAATTTCAAAACGAGAACTGGAAGTGTTGGCTTTGATAGTGAAAGAATTTACAACTCCAGAAATTGCTGAAAAATTATTTATTAGTCAAAAAACAGTAGAATCCCATAGAAGTAGTTTAAGCTCAAAATTGAATGTTAGAAATTCAGCTGGTTTGGTAAGGGCAGCATTAGAATTAAAATTAGTTAAAAAATAA
- the ribF gene encoding riboflavin biosynthesis protein RibF yields the protein MRIIYYGQDPLPTFINPVITVGTFDGLHTAHLKIISKLIESATSIHGESILISFHPHPRSIVDGKDHNIQLLTTLEERIKLLEETDLDYFVIVPFDYSFSMLMPQEYIELFLIRNFKPSKIIAGYDHRFGKDGRGDCALLKEYADQGYFQYEEIEAQTSNISLINSTQIRNSLFECKIVEANELLGYPYMFSGNVVPGNQMGRKLGFPTANIEILNNSKLIPPDGIYAALCLVRGLHYEGMLYIGKSETTNTHFKRTIEIHLFDFVQEIYGEQITVYILEYIRNDKKYESIEKLKLQIQKDEIKIKNAILKYKIHNRPLSKATTAIAILNYNGVRFLQEYLPSIVQFCPKGMLIYIIDNNSTDSSCIFVEQHFPEIQLVRLRRNYGFASGYNKGLAQINADYFVLLNSDVLVKQDWISAIIEKMQTNPAILVMQPKILSLKEPHKFEYAGAAGGYLDVLGYPFCKGRIIDYIEEDLNQYDEEDEIFWASGAAMVIKAAAFKAMGGFDPDYFAHQEEIDLCWRLKRIGGSIRYFPNSVVYHLGGGTLDYDNPRKTYLNFRNNLFTIFKNSSWLQLLTILPVRLVLDFLISISYLFKGKFIVFFRIIQAYIISIINTIYLVHKKRHTDQLIMALQYKPFKKKGILKASIFLQYYFSGNKLFSSIPKQYFKK from the coding sequence ATGAGAATTATATATTATGGGCAAGACCCTTTACCAACTTTTATAAATCCAGTAATAACGGTTGGTACATTTGATGGACTACATACAGCTCATCTAAAAATTATTTCTAAACTAATTGAATCTGCTACATCAATACATGGGGAAAGTATATTAATTTCATTTCATCCTCATCCAAGATCCATCGTTGATGGAAAAGACCATAATATTCAACTGTTAACAACCCTTGAAGAACGTATTAAACTTTTAGAAGAAACTGACCTTGACTACTTTGTAATTGTACCCTTTGATTATAGCTTTTCAATGTTAATGCCTCAAGAATACATTGAACTATTTTTAATACGCAATTTTAAACCTAGTAAAATAATTGCGGGTTATGATCATCGATTTGGAAAAGATGGACGGGGAGATTGTGCATTATTAAAAGAATATGCAGACCAAGGGTATTTTCAATATGAAGAAATTGAAGCTCAAACTTCGAATATCTCTTTAATTAATTCTACGCAAATTAGAAACTCTCTTTTTGAATGCAAGATTGTAGAAGCAAATGAATTATTAGGATATCCATATATGTTTTCTGGCAATGTCGTTCCTGGAAATCAAATGGGACGTAAACTAGGCTTTCCTACAGCGAATATAGAAATTTTAAATAACTCAAAACTCATACCGCCAGATGGAATTTATGCTGCCTTATGTCTTGTAAGAGGATTGCATTATGAAGGAATGTTGTATATCGGTAAAAGCGAAACTACAAATACCCATTTTAAACGCACTATTGAAATTCATCTTTTTGATTTTGTTCAAGAGATATACGGTGAACAAATTACTGTTTATATATTGGAATATATTCGAAATGACAAAAAATATGAATCCATTGAAAAATTGAAACTACAGATACAAAAAGATGAAATTAAAATTAAAAATGCAATACTAAAATATAAAATCCATAACAGGCCTTTATCAAAAGCTACCACTGCCATTGCAATTTTAAATTATAATGGTGTTCGTTTTTTGCAAGAGTATCTACCTTCAATTGTTCAATTTTGTCCAAAAGGAATGCTCATTTATATAATTGATAACAACTCCACGGATTCAAGTTGTATTTTTGTTGAACAACATTTTCCTGAAATACAATTAGTTCGATTAAGAAGAAATTATGGTTTTGCTTCCGGCTATAATAAAGGACTTGCACAAATTAATGCAGACTATTTTGTTTTATTAAATTCTGATGTCTTAGTAAAGCAGGATTGGATTTCAGCAATCATTGAAAAAATGCAAACAAATCCAGCTATTTTAGTAATGCAACCAAAAATATTATCCTTGAAAGAACCCCATAAATTTGAGTATGCAGGTGCTGCAGGAGGCTATCTGGATGTTCTTGGGTATCCATTTTGTAAAGGTCGGATTATTGACTATATAGAAGAAGATTTAAACCAATATGATGAAGAAGATGAAATCTTTTGGGCAAGTGGTGCTGCAATGGTAATTAAAGCTGCAGCTTTTAAGGCAATGGGAGGATTTGATCCAGATTATTTTGCCCATCAAGAAGAGATAGATCTATGTTGGCGTTTAAAGCGAATTGGAGGCAGTATACGCTATTTCCCAAATTCCGTTGTTTATCATTTAGGGGGCGGCACTTTAGATTATGACAACCCAAGGAAAACGTATTTAAATTTTAGAAACAATTTGTTTACGATATTTAAAAATAGTTCATGGTTGCAATTATTAACCATTTTGCCAGTGCGACTTGTGCTTGATTTTTTAATTTCAATAAGTTATTTATTTAAAGGAAAATTTATTGTTTTTTTTAGAATTATTCAAGCTTACATTATTTCAATTATTAATACGATTTATTTAGTGCATAAAAAACGACATACGGATCAATTAATTATGGCCTTACAGTATAAGCCATTTAAGAAAAAAGGTATCTTAAAAGCATCCATTTTTTTACAATACTACTTTTCTGGAAATAAATTATTTTCATCTATTCCGAAGCAATATTTTAAGAAATAA
- a CDS encoding YqgE/AlgH family protein yields MDVLKIETGKVLIAEPFMTDPHFKRAVVLLADHHINEGTVGFILNRKTNLKLSEITTDFGDFEGNVHYGGPVDMESMYFIHNTGELLEDSIKISDGVFWSGNYEKLRILIDCKLIQPHNIRFYIGYSGWSTGQLEEEMKDPSWIIGDMDPNFIFKSNSESLWKEILDQKGYHYSAIGELGGDELLN; encoded by the coding sequence ATGGATGTTTTAAAGATTGAGACTGGAAAAGTATTAATAGCGGAGCCATTTATGACAGATCCTCATTTTAAAAGAGCTGTGGTTTTATTGGCAGATCATCATATTAATGAAGGAACTGTTGGTTTTATACTAAATCGGAAAACCAATTTAAAATTATCAGAAATCACAACAGACTTTGGGGATTTTGAAGGGAATGTTCATTATGGTGGTCCTGTAGATATGGAATCAATGTATTTTATTCATAACACCGGAGAATTATTAGAAGATTCAATTAAAATTAGTGATGGTGTTTTTTGGAGTGGCAATTATGAAAAACTAAGAATATTAATTGATTGTAAATTAATTCAACCTCATAATATTCGATTTTATATTGGATATAGTGGATGGAGTACTGGACAATTGGAGGAAGAAATGAAGGATCCTTCTTGGATCATTGGTGATATGGACCCAAATTTTATTTTTAAATCAAATTCAGAATCTTTGTGGAAAGAAATTCTTGACCAAAAAGGATATCATTACAGTGCCATTGGAGAGCTTGGAGGAGATGAATTATTGAATTAA
- the fabD gene encoding ACP S-malonyltransferase: MQTTAFIFPGQASQFKGMGKDLYETNTQARSLFDQANSILGFNITEIMFEGSDEDLKATKITQPSVFLHSVIKAKVLGSAIQFGAVAGHSLGEFSALVASNVLSFESALELVNIRAHAMQHACEQNPGTMAAIVGLDDTKIEEICMQITKEVVVPANYNCPGQLVISGSLKGIELAETKMIEAGAKRFIVLSVGGAFHSNLMEPARQELERAIEKTNFSEAKCPIYQNVDAQCQTDSRIIKENLIKQLTAPVKWTQTIQHMILDGFHNFYEVGGNGTVLSGFLKRINREIPVSSL, encoded by the coding sequence ATGCAAACAACCGCATTTATATTTCCCGGACAGGCTAGTCAATTTAAAGGAATGGGGAAAGACTTATATGAAACAAATACACAAGCCCGGAGCTTGTTTGATCAAGCAAATTCAATATTAGGCTTTAATATTACTGAAATCATGTTTGAAGGAAGTGATGAAGATTTAAAAGCTACTAAAATTACACAGCCTTCCGTTTTTTTGCATTCTGTGATTAAAGCGAAGGTATTAGGTTCGGCAATTCAATTTGGTGCTGTGGCAGGACATTCTTTGGGAGAATTTTCAGCGTTGGTAGCTTCTAACGTATTGTCTTTTGAATCCGCTTTAGAATTGGTAAATATCAGAGCACATGCGATGCAACATGCCTGTGAACAAAATCCAGGTACAATGGCTGCAATTGTGGGTTTGGATGATACTAAAATTGAAGAAATCTGCATGCAAATTACCAAAGAAGTGGTTGTCCCTGCGAACTACAATTGTCCAGGTCAGTTAGTAATTTCAGGAAGTTTAAAAGGAATTGAATTGGCAGAAACGAAAATGATAGAAGCTGGGGCAAAGCGGTTTATTGTATTATCTGTAGGTGGTGCCTTTCATTCAAATTTAATGGAGCCAGCTCGACAAGAATTAGAAAGGGCAATTGAAAAAACTAATTTTAGTGAAGCGAAGTGTCCTATTTATCAAAATGTGGATGCTCAATGTCAAACAGATTCTCGGATTATAAAGGAAAATTTAATAAAACAATTGACAGCGCCCGTAAAATGGACTCAAACCATTCAACATATGATATTAGATGGCTTTCATAACTTTTATGAAGTAGGTGGAAATGGAACGGTTTTAAGTGGCTTTCTAAAGCGAATTAACCGCGAAATACCGGTTTCCAGTTTATAA
- a CDS encoding ABC-F family ATP-binding cassette domain-containing protein, translated as MIRFQNVSLFFGERVLFDQISFTISDGEKLAIAGRNGSGKSTLFKLIQKELKPDQGIIDIQGQNTLGLLKQELPPDQGNSVFEEVRKSLEEAQKMQENYDELEQRLILGEGSDDEILDIVHQMEEIRIRLEFLEIDKLDGKIEKILIGLGFKEEDFNRRLSEFSGGWRMRVELAKLLISKPDTLLLDEPNNHLDIVSLRWLEKYLKEYEGTVILISHDLMFLDNIAKRIIEIDRGKIYDFKGNYSTYKIYRAERKAIELNEYNAQQRIIQHKENLIEKFRYKASKASFAQSLITELGRMDVKDLPEEEQSTIKLRFKPSHQGGNKVLEIQHAGKSFGHKRVLKDVNLFVERGSKISFIGANGNGKSTLVKMICGQLAPSEGTIELGHQIKIGYYAQEHGEVFLENQTALEAVESASIAEMRSMVRKVLGGLGFSGEDVEKKISVLSGGEKARIRLANLIVNEHNLLILDEPTHHLDLPSKERLKEALLHYSGTILLVSHDRDFLKGLADKTILFEDHGIKIFEGDIEYYLEKTESATIYDLKNTQKSQSHDAIVELDYNERKKLQRLSQNLEKEILKLEENILKTEEMMSNSDFFLKPEHESLIKKYNENKLRLEVCTKEWEIAVAKL; from the coding sequence GTGATTAGATTTCAAAATGTAAGTTTATTTTTTGGCGAGCGTGTTTTATTCGATCAAATTTCATTTACCATTTCAGATGGCGAGAAATTGGCAATTGCGGGTCGAAATGGTTCTGGTAAATCTACCTTATTTAAGTTAATACAAAAAGAACTAAAACCTGATCAGGGTATCATTGATATTCAAGGTCAAAACACTTTAGGTTTATTAAAACAAGAATTGCCACCTGATCAAGGCAACTCCGTTTTTGAGGAGGTTCGGAAATCTTTGGAAGAAGCTCAAAAAATGCAAGAAAATTATGATGAATTAGAACAACGACTGATTCTTGGTGAAGGAAGTGATGATGAAATTTTAGATATAGTTCATCAAATGGAAGAAATAAGAATCCGTTTAGAGTTTTTGGAAATAGATAAATTAGATGGTAAGATTGAGAAAATTTTAATTGGACTTGGATTTAAAGAAGAAGACTTTAATAGACGATTATCTGAATTTAGTGGTGGTTGGAGAATGAGAGTAGAGCTTGCTAAGCTCTTGATTTCGAAGCCAGATACTTTATTACTGGATGAGCCTAATAATCACTTGGATATTGTTTCCCTAAGATGGCTTGAAAAATATTTGAAAGAATACGAAGGAACTGTGATATTGATATCGCATGACTTAATGTTTCTGGATAATATAGCAAAACGAATTATTGAAATTGATCGTGGCAAAATATATGATTTTAAAGGAAATTATAGCACCTACAAAATATATCGAGCGGAGCGAAAGGCCATTGAGTTAAATGAATATAATGCTCAACAAAGAATCATCCAACACAAGGAAAATTTAATTGAAAAATTTCGTTATAAAGCAAGTAAAGCATCCTTTGCACAATCTCTAATAACAGAACTTGGTAGAATGGATGTAAAGGATTTACCAGAAGAGGAACAATCTACTATTAAACTTCGATTTAAACCATCTCACCAAGGTGGAAATAAAGTATTGGAAATACAACATGCCGGTAAGAGTTTTGGTCATAAAAGAGTGCTAAAAGATGTGAATCTTTTTGTAGAACGAGGTTCTAAGATAAGTTTTATAGGAGCTAACGGAAATGGTAAAAGCACCTTGGTTAAAATGATCTGTGGTCAATTAGCACCTAGTGAAGGCACCATAGAATTAGGACATCAGATTAAAATAGGATATTATGCGCAAGAACATGGAGAAGTATTTTTGGAAAATCAAACGGCATTAGAAGCTGTTGAATCTGCTTCTATTGCTGAAATGCGAAGTATGGTGCGGAAAGTACTAGGAGGACTCGGTTTTTCTGGTGAAGATGTTGAAAAGAAAATATCCGTATTATCTGGTGGTGAGAAAGCGCGCATTCGTTTAGCGAACTTAATTGTAAATGAGCATAATTTATTAATTTTAGATGAGCCAACGCATCATTTGGATTTACCTTCTAAAGAACGCTTGAAAGAAGCTTTATTACATTATAGTGGTACTATTTTATTGGTATCACATGACCGGGATTTTTTAAAAGGACTTGCCGATAAGACTATCTTATTTGAAGATCATGGTATAAAAATATTTGAAGGTGATATTGAATATTATCTCGAGAAAACGGAATCAGCTACTATTTATGATTTGAAAAATACTCAGAAATCGCAAAGTCACGACGCTATTGTTGAATTAGATTATAATGAACGTAAAAAATTACAACGTTTAAGCCAAAATCTGGAGAAGGAAATTTTGAAATTGGAGGAAAATATTTTAAAAACTGAGGAAATGATGAGTAATTCTGATTTTTTTCTTAAGCCTGAGCATGAATCCTTAATAAAAAAATACAACGAAAATAAACTCAGATTAGAAGTATGTACTAAAGAATGGGAAATTGCTGTAGCTAAATTATAA